Proteins encoded by one window of Porphyrobacter sp. YT40:
- a CDS encoding putative O-glycosylation ligase, exosortase A system-associated — MLDLVFLAFIGYVLVLGLKRPFLWVLLYVYIDILAPQRIGYTVITTLPLSLIAFAAAFGGWLALDRKTGARFTLRQGLMLALLVYCWWSTGHADFPEDALTKWDWVWKALLFAIFLPLTLTTRARIEGLALVLLLSVATIVIGTGMKTVLGGGGYQNLKFFVNDNSGIYESSTLATVAIGLVPLLWWFVRHGTIYRPHWMVTAFAVALTFACFLVPIGTEARTGLLCIAALGVLMLRYTKRRILFIAGAGVLGLAALPFLPQSYYDRMATIAQPDGDESASTRVAVWEWTLDYVAEKPLGGGFDAYRGNRFEYSMPVRTVDGNTTSIEYKEVVDQGRAYHSSIFEMLGEQGWPGLIMWLALHALGLWQMERLQRRWRKAEDEAERWIAPLAAALQMGAVIYLVGATFQGIAYQPVMLMLVALQIGLHTYCRRIDSARAALARSAPRRSASPTSLPGAVAAH; from the coding sequence ATGCTTGATCTCGTCTTCCTCGCCTTCATCGGTTACGTGCTGGTGCTGGGCCTCAAGCGCCCGTTCCTGTGGGTGCTGCTTTATGTCTATATCGACATTCTTGCCCCGCAGCGCATCGGCTACACCGTCATCACCACCCTGCCGCTGTCGCTGATCGCCTTTGCGGCAGCGTTTGGCGGGTGGCTGGCATTGGACCGCAAGACCGGCGCTCGCTTCACGCTCAGGCAGGGCCTGATGCTCGCATTGCTGGTCTATTGCTGGTGGAGCACCGGCCATGCCGACTTCCCCGAGGATGCGCTGACCAAGTGGGACTGGGTGTGGAAGGCGCTGCTGTTCGCGATCTTCCTCCCCCTCACGCTCACCACCCGCGCGCGGATCGAGGGGCTGGCGCTGGTGCTGCTGCTCTCGGTCGCGACCATTGTGATCGGCACGGGGATGAAGACCGTGCTCGGCGGCGGGGGCTACCAGAACCTCAAGTTCTTCGTGAACGACAACAGCGGGATTTACGAGAGCTCCACGCTCGCCACCGTCGCGATCGGGCTGGTGCCGCTGCTGTGGTGGTTCGTGCGCCACGGGACGATCTATCGCCCGCACTGGATGGTGACGGCGTTTGCGGTGGCGCTGACTTTCGCCTGCTTCCTCGTCCCCATCGGCACCGAGGCGCGCACCGGGCTGCTTTGCATCGCCGCGCTGGGCGTGCTGATGCTGCGCTACACCAAGCGGCGCATCCTGTTCATCGCGGGCGCAGGTGTGCTCGGGCTCGCTGCCCTGCCCTTCCTGCCGCAGTCCTATTACGACCGGATGGCGACCATCGCGCAGCCCGATGGCGACGAAAGCGCCTCGACCCGCGTGGCGGTGTGGGAGTGGACATTGGATTACGTCGCCGAAAAACCGCTGGGCGGCGGGTTCGACGCCTATCGCGGCAACCGCTTCGAATATTCGATGCCGGTGCGCACGGTGGACGGGAACACCACCAGCATCGAATACAAGGAAGTGGTCGATCAGGGCCGCGCTTATCACTCCTCGATCTTCGAGATGCTGGGCGAACAGGGCTGGCCGGGGCTGATCATGTGGCTGGCGCTCCACGCCCTTGGGCTGTGGCAGATGGAGCGGCTGCAAAGGCGCTGGCGCAAGGCCGAGGACGAGGCCGAGCGCTGGATCGCGCCGCTCGCTGCCGCCTTGCAGATGGGCGCGGTGATCTATCTGGTCGGAGCCACCTTTCAGGGGATCGCCTATCAGCCGGTGATGCTGATGCTGGTCGCCTTGCAGATCGGGCTCCACACCTATTGCCGCCGGATCGATTCGGCGCGCGCGGCGCTGGCCCGCTCCGCCCCGCGGCGTTCGGCCTCCCCCACGTCCCTCCCCGGTGCCGTAGCGGCACATTAG
- a CDS encoding TIGR04063 family PEP-CTERM/XrtA system glycosyltransferase: MTRVLHVLDHSLPLHSGYTFRTRAILKAQEGHGLEVRGITGQRHNVEAPGGPMCEVADGLTFHRTPGTPAGPPGFREMDEVETLTAAILALAEEWRPHIIHAHSPALCGAAAQRAAGALGVPFVYEIRAFWEDAAVGNLTGTEGNLKYRLTRALETRVARSADALFTICDGLKQDLARRGIPETRIHVMMNGVDLDLFGEPVARDDALAGELGIAPGAPVIGYIGSFYAYEGVDDLIAAMPLLRRSHPDARLLLVGAGPMADAWRSAAAALPEPEAVIFTGRVPHTEVERYYSLVDVLAYPRKSQRLTDLVTPLKPLEAMAQRKLVAASGVGGHRELIEDGVTGTLFAADDPAACAAALAALLDTREGWEAMKDRAQAHVRTRHDWAANARGYLSVYHLLLAGEKSGAAGRRAATAG; this comes from the coding sequence ATGACCCGCGTGTTGCACGTTCTCGACCATTCGCTGCCGCTCCATTCCGGCTACACCTTCCGCACCCGCGCGATCCTCAAGGCGCAGGAGGGGCACGGGCTGGAGGTGCGCGGGATCACCGGCCAGCGCCACAATGTCGAAGCGCCCGGCGGGCCGATGTGCGAGGTAGCGGACGGACTGACCTTCCACCGAACCCCCGGCACGCCCGCAGGCCCGCCCGGTTTCCGCGAGATGGACGAAGTCGAAACGCTCACCGCCGCGATCCTCGCTTTGGCCGAGGAATGGCGGCCACACATCATCCACGCCCATTCGCCCGCCTTGTGCGGCGCCGCCGCGCAGCGCGCCGCCGGGGCGCTGGGTGTGCCTTTCGTCTATGAGATCCGCGCCTTCTGGGAGGATGCTGCGGTCGGCAATCTGACGGGCACCGAGGGCAATCTGAAGTACCGCCTCACCCGGGCGCTCGAAACGCGGGTGGCGCGCTCGGCCGATGCGCTGTTCACCATCTGTGACGGGCTCAAGCAGGATCTCGCCCGGCGCGGCATTCCCGAGACCCGCATCCATGTGATGATGAACGGGGTCGACCTCGATCTGTTCGGCGAGCCGGTGGCGCGCGACGATGCGCTGGCGGGCGAGCTCGGCATTGCGCCCGGCGCGCCGGTGATCGGCTATATCGGCAGCTTCTATGCCTATGAGGGCGTCGACGATCTGATCGCGGCGATGCCGCTCCTGCGCCGCTCGCACCCCGACGCGCGGTTGCTGCTGGTGGGGGCAGGGCCGATGGCGGACGCCTGGCGCTCCGCCGCCGCCGCACTGCCCGAGCCGGAAGCGGTGATCTTCACCGGGCGCGTGCCGCATACCGAGGTCGAACGCTATTATTCGCTGGTCGATGTGCTCGCCTATCCGCGCAAGAGCCAGCGCCTCACCGATCTGGTCACACCCCTCAAGCCTTTGGAAGCAATGGCCCAGCGCAAGCTGGTGGCGGCCTCCGGCGTCGGCGGGCACCGCGAGTTGATCGAGGACGGGGTCACCGGCACGCTCTTCGCCGCCGACGATCCCGCCGCCTGCGCCGCCGCGCTCGCCGCTCTGCTCGATACGCGCGAGGGGTGGGAAGCGATGAAAGACCGGGCGCAGGCCCATGTCCGCACCCGCCACGACTGGGCGGCCAATGCGCGCGGTTATCTCTCTGTTTACCATCTCTTGCTAGCTGGAGAAAAGAGCGGCGCTGCGGGGCGCAGGGCCGCGACGGCAGGATGA
- the gltB gene encoding glutamate synthase large subunit, which yields MGYPSSQGLYDPANEHDACGVGMVAHIKGEKSHAIIAQALEILEKLDHRGAVGADPLLGDGAGILIQIPDPLIRRWAMAEGHDLPQPGDYGIAMCFLPQDAAARDFVKARMEAYTAKERQRFIGWRAVPTTMEGLGAAVIASMPVIEMAVIARGAGCADQDAFERKLLTIRKQVQNPLAQLAEKHSLPGVTETYLPSFSTRTIVYKGLLLATQVGSFYDDLRDPDCVSALGLVHQRFSTNTFPSWRLAHPFRFIAHNGEINTVRGNVNWMNARRRTMESELLGPDLDKMWPIIPHGQSDTACLDNALELLIAGGYSLAHAMMMLIPEAWAGNALMSPERRAFYEYHAALMEPWDGPASVCFTDGRQIGATLDRNGLRPARFCVTKDDIVCLASESGVLPFAEEDIVRKWRLQPGKMLLIDLEQGRIIEDDELKADLATAEPYAEWLHQAQYKLGDITDIVPELAAIPAEEGTLLQRQQAFGYTQEDIARFLEPMAVEGDDPIGSMGTDTPIAVLSNRARLLYDYFKQNFAQVTNPPIDPIREELVMSLTSMIGPRPNLLGRDAGTHKRLEVDQPILTNEDLAKIRSVEEALDGAFRCATIDITWDASSGAEGLEMALTEMCWAATEAVLQDHNILVLSDRGHNDARVPMPALLATAAVHHHLVRQGLRMQTGLVVETGEAREVHHFCVLAGYGAEAINPYLALETLEALRAKRHPDLPATKVQQNFIKAIGKGIRKVMSKMGISTYQSYCGAQIFDAVGLSSAFVEKYFTGTATTIEGIGLAEVAEEALRRHGQAYGDNPLYDGMLDVGGIYQYRLRGEEHAWTPQNVAQLQHAVRGNDPKNYEEFAKSINEQSERLLTIRGLLEFKKADQPIPLDEVEPASEIVKRFSTGAMSLGSISHEAHSTMAIAMNRIGGRSNTGEGGEEPFRFKPLANGDSMRSRIKQVASGRFGVTTEYLVNSDDIQIKMAQGAKPGEGGQLPGHKVDKRIGAVRHSTPGVGLISPPPHHDIYSIEDLAQLIHDLKNVNPVARISVKLVSEVGVGTVAAGVSKARADHVTIAGYDGGTGASPLTSLTHAGSPWEIGLAETQQTLLLNDLRERIAVQVDGGLRTGRDVAIGALLGADEFGFATAPLIAAGCIMMRKCHLNTCPVGVATQDPVLRARFTGQPEHVVNYMFFVAEELRQIMAEMGFRTVAEMVGRVDRLDTRRMERHWKARGIDLSRILHQVPLREGASLRQIGEQDHGLGGALDNRLIADCRAAIETKQPVQLEYEVRNVNRTVGAMLSGAIAKAHGHEGLPTDTIRINLTGVAGQSFGAWLAHGVTLDLVGDANDYVGKGLSGGRIIVRQPPQAPRASDENIIVGNTVMYGAIAGEAYFNGVAGERFAVRNSGAIAVVEGTGDHGCEYMTGGVVVVLGKTGRNFAAGMSGGVAYVYDAEGQFTDLVNHAQVDLLPISATPDADEGTGRPSQRPRSVNDFGMGDMLRHDAERLRILVERHQLHTGSRLAGELLENWDAALGKFVKVMPRDYAAALKKLEAERLEAESVAAE from the coding sequence ATGGGATATCCCTCCTCCCAGGGTCTCTATGACCCCGCCAACGAACATGACGCCTGCGGCGTCGGCATGGTTGCGCATATCAAGGGAGAGAAAAGCCATGCGATCATCGCGCAGGCGCTGGAGATTCTCGAAAAGCTCGACCATCGCGGCGCGGTGGGCGCTGATCCCTTGCTGGGCGATGGCGCGGGGATTCTGATTCAGATTCCCGATCCGCTGATCCGCCGCTGGGCCATGGCCGAGGGCCACGATCTCCCGCAGCCGGGCGACTATGGCATTGCCATGTGCTTCCTGCCGCAGGACGCGGCGGCGCGCGACTTCGTCAAGGCGCGGATGGAGGCCTACACCGCCAAGGAACGCCAGCGCTTCATCGGTTGGCGCGCCGTGCCGACCACGATGGAGGGCCTCGGCGCGGCGGTGATCGCCTCGATGCCGGTGATCGAGATGGCGGTGATCGCGCGCGGGGCGGGCTGCGCCGATCAAGACGCTTTCGAGCGGAAGTTGCTCACCATCCGCAAGCAGGTGCAGAACCCGCTCGCGCAGCTGGCCGAAAAGCATTCCCTGCCGGGCGTGACCGAGACCTATCTGCCCAGCTTCTCGACCCGCACCATCGTCTACAAGGGCCTGCTGCTGGCAACGCAGGTGGGCAGCTTCTACGACGACCTGCGCGATCCCGATTGCGTCTCGGCGCTCGGTCTCGTCCACCAGCGGTTCTCGACCAACACCTTCCCCAGCTGGCGGCTCGCGCACCCGTTCCGCTTCATCGCCCACAACGGCGAGATCAATACGGTGCGCGGCAACGTCAACTGGATGAACGCGCGCCGCCGCACGATGGAAAGCGAGCTGCTCGGCCCCGATCTCGACAAGATGTGGCCGATCATCCCGCACGGGCAATCGGACACGGCCTGCCTCGACAATGCGCTCGAACTGCTGATCGCGGGCGGATACAGCCTCGCGCACGCGATGATGATGCTGATCCCGGAAGCCTGGGCCGGCAATGCGTTGATGAGTCCCGAACGGCGGGCGTTCTACGAATATCACGCCGCGCTGATGGAGCCATGGGATGGCCCGGCCTCGGTGTGCTTTACCGATGGCCGCCAGATCGGCGCGACGCTCGACCGCAATGGTCTGCGTCCGGCGCGCTTCTGCGTGACGAAGGACGACATCGTCTGCCTCGCTTCGGAAAGCGGCGTCCTGCCGTTCGCCGAGGAAGACATTGTGCGCAAGTGGCGGCTCCAGCCCGGCAAGATGCTGCTGATCGATCTCGAACAGGGCCGGATCATCGAGGATGACGAGCTCAAGGCCGATCTTGCCACTGCCGAGCCCTATGCCGAATGGCTGCATCAGGCGCAGTACAAGCTGGGTGACATCACCGATATCGTCCCCGAACTGGCGGCGATCCCCGCGGAAGAGGGAACGCTGCTCCAGCGCCAGCAGGCGTTCGGCTACACGCAGGAGGATATCGCCCGTTTCCTCGAACCGATGGCGGTGGAGGGCGACGATCCGATCGGCTCGATGGGCACCGACACGCCGATTGCGGTGCTGAGCAACCGTGCGCGGCTGCTTTACGATTATTTCAAGCAGAACTTCGCGCAGGTCACCAATCCGCCGATCGACCCGATCCGCGAGGAACTGGTGATGAGCCTGACTTCCATGATCGGCCCGCGCCCCAATTTGCTGGGCCGCGATGCGGGGACGCACAAGCGGCTTGAGGTCGATCAGCCGATCCTTACCAACGAGGATCTCGCCAAGATCCGCTCGGTTGAAGAAGCGCTCGACGGCGCGTTCCGCTGCGCCACTATCGACATCACATGGGATGCGAGCAGCGGGGCCGAGGGCCTTGAAATGGCTCTGACAGAGATGTGCTGGGCGGCGACCGAGGCGGTGCTGCAGGATCACAACATCCTCGTCCTCAGCGACCGCGGGCACAACGACGCGCGCGTGCCGATGCCCGCATTGCTGGCGACGGCGGCGGTGCATCATCATCTGGTGCGCCAGGGCCTCAGGATGCAGACCGGCCTTGTGGTCGAAACCGGCGAAGCGCGCGAGGTGCACCACTTCTGCGTGCTGGCAGGCTACGGCGCGGAGGCGATCAACCCCTATCTCGCTCTGGAGACCCTGGAGGCCCTGCGGGCCAAGCGGCACCCCGATCTGCCCGCGACCAAGGTGCAGCAGAACTTCATCAAGGCGATCGGCAAGGGTATCCGCAAGGTCATGTCCAAGATGGGCATTTCGACCTACCAGTCGTACTGTGGCGCGCAGATTTTCGACGCCGTTGGCCTGTCGAGCGCCTTCGTCGAGAAGTACTTCACCGGCACCGCCACCACCATCGAAGGCATCGGCCTTGCCGAAGTCGCCGAGGAAGCGCTGCGCCGCCACGGGCAGGCGTACGGCGACAACCCGCTCTATGACGGGATGCTCGATGTCGGCGGCATCTACCAGTACCGCCTGCGCGGCGAGGAACATGCCTGGACACCGCAGAACGTCGCGCAATTGCAGCACGCGGTGCGCGGCAATGACCCCAAGAACTACGAGGAATTCGCCAAGTCGATCAACGAGCAGTCGGAACGGCTGCTGACGATCCGCGGCCTCCTCGAATTCAAGAAGGCCGACCAGCCAATTCCGCTGGACGAGGTCGAACCGGCGAGCGAAATCGTCAAGCGCTTCTCGACCGGTGCGATGAGCCTCGGCTCGATCAGCCATGAAGCGCACTCGACCATGGCGATCGCGATGAACCGCATCGGCGGGCGCTCGAACACGGGCGAGGGCGGGGAAGAGCCGTTCCGCTTCAAGCCGCTGGCGAACGGCGATTCGATGCGCAGCCGGATCAAGCAGGTCGCGTCCGGGCGGTTCGGCGTCACCACCGAATACCTCGTCAACTCGGACGACATCCAGATCAAGATGGCGCAGGGTGCGAAGCCCGGCGAGGGCGGGCAGCTTCCGGGGCACAAGGTCGACAAGCGCATCGGCGCGGTGCGGCACTCGACCCCGGGCGTGGGCCTCATCAGCCCGCCGCCGCACCACGACATCTATTCGATCGAAGACCTTGCGCAGCTGATCCACGATCTCAAGAACGTGAATCCGGTCGCGCGGATTTCGGTCAAGCTGGTGTCCGAAGTGGGTGTCGGCACGGTGGCGGCGGGCGTCTCCAAGGCGCGCGCGGACCATGTCACCATCGCCGGCTATGACGGCGGCACGGGCGCTTCGCCGCTGACATCGCTGACTCACGCAGGCTCGCCGTGGGAGATCGGCTTGGCCGAAACCCAGCAGACGCTGCTGCTCAACGATCTGCGTGAACGGATCGCGGTGCAGGTCGACGGGGGGCTGCGGACGGGCCGCGATGTCGCCATCGGCGCGCTGCTCGGTGCGGACGAGTTCGGTTTTGCCACCGCCCCGCTGATCGCCGCCGGGTGTATCATGATGCGCAAGTGCCACCTCAACACCTGCCCCGTCGGCGTCGCAACGCAAGACCCGGTGCTGCGCGCGCGCTTCACCGGCCAGCCCGAGCACGTGGTCAACTACATGTTCTTCGTCGCCGAGGAACTGCGGCAGATCATGGCCGAGATGGGTTTCCGCACCGTGGCCGAAATGGTCGGCCGCGTGGATCGCCTCGACACCCGCCGGATGGAGCGTCACTGGAAGGCGCGCGGTATCGACCTGTCGCGCATCCTTCATCAGGTGCCGCTGCGCGAGGGCGCATCGCTGCGCCAGATCGGCGAGCAGGATCACGGGTTGGGCGGCGCGCTCGACAACCGTCTGATCGCCGACTGCCGCGCCGCGATCGAGACGAAACAGCCGGTGCAGCTCGAATACGAGGTGCGCAACGTCAACCGCACGGTTGGCGCGATGCTCTCGGGCGCAATTGCCAAGGCGCATGGGCACGAGGGCCTGCCGACCGACACGATCCGCATCAACCTCACTGGCGTGGCCGGGCAGAGCTTCGGCGCGTGGCTGGCGCACGGGGTGACGCTCGATCTGGTCGGCGACGCCAATGACTATGTCGGCAAGGGTCTTTCCGGTGGTCGCATTATCGTGCGCCAGCCGCCGCAAGCCCCGCGCGCTTCCGACGAGAACATCATTGTCGGCAACACCGTGATGTACGGCGCGATCGCGGGCGAGGCCTATTTCAACGGCGTCGCGGGCGAGCGCTTTGCGGTCAGGAACTCCGGCGCGATTGCGGTGGTCGAGGGCACCGGCGATCACGGCTGCGAATACATGACCGGCGGCGTCGTAGTGGTGCTCGGCAAGACCGGGCGCAACTTCGCTGCGGGCATGAGCGGCGGGGTCGCTTATGTCTATGATGCCGAGGGGCAATTCACGGACCTCGTCAACCACGCACAGGTCGATCTCTTGCCGATTTCGGCCACGCCGGACGCGGATGAGGGCACAGGCCGTCCTTCGCAACGCCCGCGCTCGGTCAACGATTTCGGGATGGGCGACATGCTGCGTCACGATGCCGAGCGGCTGCGCATTCTGGTCGAGCGGCACCAGCTTCACACCGGCTCCAGGCTGGCGGGCGAGTTGCTGGAGAACTGGGACGCGGCGCTGGGCAAGTTCGTCAAGGTGATGCCGCGCGATTATGCGGCGGCGCTGAAGAAGCTCGAAGCGGAACGGCTCGAAGCCGAAAGCGTCGCGGCGGAATAA
- a CDS encoding glutamate synthase subunit beta produces MGKETGFLELDRRERDYLDPKERLKNYREFVVQPDDATLTGQASRCMNCGIPYCHNGCPVNNLIPDWNHLVYEADWKRALDMLHSTNNFPEFTGRICPAPCEAACTLNIIDQPVTIKSIECAIIDRGWKEGWVKPQIPTKKTGKSVAVVGSGPAGLACAQQLARAGHSVTVFEKNDRVGGLLRYGIPDFKMEKHLINRRAQQMEAEGVTFKTSKEVGVDISFKSLQENFDAVVLAGGAEDARQLSIPGAEMPGVRLAMEFLTQQNKRVAGDDELRAAPRGSLTATGKHVVVLGGGDTGSDCVGTSNRQGAKSVTQLEIMPKPPEKEDKALTWPDWPMKLRTSSSHQEGVERDWAVLAKRVIGDGDKVTGLECVRVEWVDRQMQEIAGSEFTIPADLILLAMGFVGPRKAGLLEQAGVTLDPRGNVAADTERYATSAPNVFACGDMRRGQSLVVWAIREGRQAARAVDEALMGVSELPR; encoded by the coding sequence GTGGGCAAGGAAACCGGATTTCTCGAGCTGGACCGCCGCGAGCGGGATTATCTCGATCCCAAGGAACGGCTGAAGAACTACCGCGAATTCGTCGTCCAGCCGGACGATGCGACGCTGACCGGGCAGGCCTCGCGCTGCATGAATTGCGGCATCCCCTATTGCCACAACGGCTGTCCGGTGAACAACCTGATCCCGGACTGGAACCACCTTGTCTACGAGGCGGACTGGAAGCGTGCGCTCGACATGCTCCATTCCACCAACAACTTCCCCGAGTTCACCGGCCGCATCTGCCCCGCACCCTGCGAGGCGGCTTGCACGCTCAACATCATCGACCAGCCGGTGACGATCAAGTCGATCGAATGCGCGATCATCGACCGCGGGTGGAAGGAAGGCTGGGTCAAGCCGCAGATCCCCACGAAGAAGACCGGGAAGTCGGTGGCAGTGGTCGGCTCGGGCCCGGCGGGGCTCGCCTGTGCGCAGCAGCTCGCACGCGCCGGACATTCGGTGACGGTGTTCGAAAAGAACGACCGGGTCGGCGGCTTGCTGCGTTACGGCATTCCCGACTTCAAGATGGAAAAGCACCTCATCAACCGCCGCGCGCAGCAGATGGAAGCCGAAGGGGTGACCTTCAAAACCTCCAAGGAGGTCGGCGTCGATATCTCGTTCAAATCCTTGCAGGAAAACTTCGACGCGGTGGTGCTGGCAGGCGGAGCGGAAGATGCGCGCCAGCTTTCGATCCCCGGTGCGGAGATGCCCGGAGTGCGGCTCGCGATGGAGTTCCTGACCCAGCAGAACAAGCGCGTCGCAGGCGATGACGAGCTGCGCGCCGCCCCGCGCGGCAGCCTGACGGCGACCGGCAAGCACGTGGTGGTGCTCGGCGGCGGCGATACCGGCAGCGACTGCGTAGGCACCTCGAACCGGCAGGGCGCCAAGAGCGTCACCCAGCTTGAGATCATGCCCAAGCCGCCCGAAAAGGAAGACAAGGCGCTAACCTGGCCCGACTGGCCGATGAAGCTGCGAACCTCGTCGAGCCATCAGGAAGGCGTCGAGCGTGATTGGGCGGTGCTGGCCAAGCGCGTGATCGGCGATGGCGACAAGGTCACCGGACTCGAATGCGTGCGCGTCGAATGGGTTGATCGGCAGATGCAGGAAATCGCGGGGAGCGAATTCACCATCCCCGCCGACCTCATCCTGCTGGCAATGGGCTTTGTCGGGCCGCGAAAGGCCGGGCTGCTCGAACAGGCGGGCGTGACGCTCGATCCGCGCGGCAATGTCGCGGCGGACACGGAACGCTATGCCACCAGCGCACCGAACGTCTTCGCCTGCGGGGACATGCGGCGCGGGCAGAGCCTTGTCGTCTGGGCAATCCGCGAGGGCCGTCAGGCCGCGCGCGCGGTAGACGAGGCGCTGATGGGCGTTTCCGAACTCCCGCGCTGA
- a CDS encoding urea carboxylase-associated family protein → MTDRIPPRSGTAFVLREGQSLTVIDPEGTQVSDMVAFALDDHGEVISNGRTFDYEETILLTTGAHLWSNRSRKMLRIEHDDVGRHDFLLTPCSRDTFTHFYPDKPVHRGCFGNLAEALAPHGIGADQIPTAFNIFMNVPVSETGKIEVLPPLSRAGDSIRLRAQMDLLIGLTACSAYASNGGSFKPIDYIIGD, encoded by the coding sequence ATGACCGACCGCATTCCGCCCCGATCGGGCACCGCTTTCGTCCTGCGTGAAGGCCAAAGCCTGACCGTCATCGACCCAGAGGGCACTCAGGTCAGCGACATGGTCGCCTTCGCCCTGGATGATCACGGCGAGGTCATCTCCAACGGGCGCACCTTCGATTACGAAGAGACGATCCTGCTGACGACCGGCGCACATCTGTGGTCGAACCGATCGCGCAAGATGCTCAGAATCGAGCATGACGATGTCGGTCGGCACGACTTTCTGCTCACGCCCTGTTCGCGCGACACCTTCACGCATTTCTATCCCGACAAGCCGGTGCATCGCGGCTGTTTCGGCAATCTGGCGGAGGCGCTTGCACCCCATGGCATCGGCGCCGACCAGATTCCGACCGCGTTCAACATCTTCATGAATGTGCCGGTGTCCGAAACCGGCAAGATCGAGGTGCTGCCGCCCCTCAGCCGCGCAGGCGATAGCATCCGCTTGCGTGCGCAGATGGATCTGTTGATCGGGCTGACCGCCTGCTCTGCCTATGCGTCGAACGGCGGCAGCTTCAAACCGATCGACTATATCATCGGCGATTGA
- the gntA gene encoding guanitoxin biosynthesis heme-dependent pre-guanitoxin N-hydroxylase GntA, with amino-acid sequence MTLLAPMTPNPVAFSRERLEQSLLDHIADKSFPCVGAKSAMNSGLLEIVTAWSITSAWDDVAIHHALLDWSSRYARNSEGLRSLAVVFSEPGDLDEAAFEAAMWARIQSLSDKDEWRGQPCEPGVSSDPDDPHFSLSFGGKAYFVVGMHPRASRAARRTPYPVMVFNLHDQFERLRAEQRYEKLRSAILARDEQLDGSINPMLARHGEASEARQYSGRAVNDDWQCPFKDPRSS; translated from the coding sequence ATGACCCTGCTCGCCCCCATGACCCCCAACCCCGTCGCTTTCAGCCGTGAAAGGCTGGAGCAAAGCCTGCTCGATCATATTGCCGATAAATCATTCCCCTGCGTCGGCGCAAAGTCGGCGATGAATTCCGGCTTGCTCGAGATCGTCACAGCCTGGTCGATCACCAGCGCATGGGACGATGTGGCGATCCATCACGCACTGCTCGACTGGAGCAGCCGGTACGCGCGCAACAGCGAAGGGTTGCGCAGTCTGGCGGTGGTGTTCTCGGAACCCGGCGACCTCGACGAAGCGGCTTTCGAAGCGGCGATGTGGGCGCGCATCCAGTCGCTTTCGGACAAGGACGAGTGGCGCGGGCAACCGTGCGAGCCCGGCGTCAGCAGCGATCCCGACGATCCGCATTTCTCGCTGAGTTTCGGCGGCAAGGCCTATTTCGTTGTTGGGATGCACCCCCGCGCATCCCGCGCCGCCCGTCGCACGCCCTACCCCGTGATGGTCTTCAACCTCCACGACCAGTTCGAGCGGCTGCGCGCCGAACAGCGTTACGAGAAGCTGCGGTCTGCAATTCTCGCGCGCGACGAACAACTCGACGGGTCGATCAACCCCATGCTGGCCCGCCACGGCGAAGCGAGCGAGGCCCGCCAGTACAGCGGGCGCGCCGTCAACGACGACTGGCAATGCCCCTTCAAGGATCCCCGTTCATCATGA
- a CDS encoding alpha/beta fold hydrolase: protein MSNPMADAVVSMEQVGGRTLRTAAWRLDMPSDHLPVLFFNGIGANIEAVAPLAAAMPERGFIMFDMPGTGESPDPLVPYNPFTMSWTAAQLLDKFGLDEVDVMGVSWGGAMAQHFALQHPKRTRRLTLIATTPGMLMVPGNPAAFTKMADPRRYVDPEFMAKHFKTLYGGMVETAGKDHKSSHISRLKPPSPRGYMYQLMCMLGWTSLPALPFMSKETLIMMGEDDQIVPLVNGKILKAMIPNSRLLTFEGGGHLFLLTHADESVAAIREFLDAPHTEKESRRAAA from the coding sequence GTGAGCAATCCCATGGCCGACGCGGTCGTCTCAATGGAGCAAGTGGGCGGCCGGACGCTACGGACTGCTGCCTGGCGGCTCGATATGCCCTCCGACCATCTGCCGGTTCTGTTCTTCAACGGCATCGGTGCGAATATCGAGGCGGTGGCCCCGCTGGCGGCGGCCATGCCCGAACGCGGCTTCATCATGTTCGACATGCCGGGCACGGGCGAATCGCCCGATCCGCTGGTGCCATACAACCCCTTCACCATGAGCTGGACGGCCGCGCAGCTGCTCGACAAGTTCGGGCTCGATGAAGTGGACGTGATGGGCGTGTCGTGGGGCGGCGCGATGGCGCAGCACTTTGCGCTCCAGCACCCCAAGCGCACCCGGCGGCTGACGCTGATCGCCACCACGCCGGGAATGCTGATGGTGCCGGGCAACCCCGCCGCCTTCACCAAGATGGCCGATCCGCGCCGCTATGTGGACCCCGAGTTCATGGCGAAGCACTTCAAGACGCTGTACGGCGGCATGGTCGAAACTGCAGGCAAGGATCACAAGTCCAGCCATATCAGCCGCTTGAAGCCCCCCTCCCCGCGCGGTTACATGTATCAGCTGATGTGCATGCTGGGCTGGACCAGCCTGCCCGCCCTGCCCTTCATGAGCAAGGAAACGCTGATCATGATGGGCGAGGACGACCAGATTGTCCCGCTGGTCAACGGCAAGATTCTCAAGGCGATGATCCCCAATTCGCGGCTGCTGACCTTCGAAGGTGGCGGGCACCTGTTCCTGCTGACCCACGCGGACGAAAGCGTCGCCGCGATCCGCGAATTCCTGGACGCGCCGCACACGGAAAAGGAATCGCGGCGCGCTGCGGCCTGA